One stretch of Rosistilla oblonga DNA includes these proteins:
- a CDS encoding TonB-dependent receptor, whose translation MHLSPRIPTSEPIDTHQKALQVNLDPRRYGTFAEIGAGQEVVRWFFRVGGGAGTIAKSMSAYDMKVSDAIYGRASRYVCRERLQAMLDYEHKLNLDRLKDVRGDTTAFFAFADTVSARNFQGTNDCHGWIGVKFQAHPRDDDSQIIIHVRMLDNEAALQQEALGIVGVNLVHGAFALNHEPELLVDSLLDGLSTSRIEIDMIEFSGIAFRHVDNRLMSLKLVELGLTGAAMFAANGDVLQPSEFFHRKPILVERGSFRPVCNVNLDMLHCAHEKFTQLPSVQGKEVAQVMEITMRNLKAEGEIDLRDFLARADVMSACGMTVLISDYFQYYRLASYLSRYTKESIAITMGAASLLDLFDEKYYAGLEGGILESFGRLFKNDLKIYCYPLRDQTTGEMTTCENLEIKPELQKLYGYLKDRGGINDLDNFNSDCLNIFSRDVLCKIKQGDMSWESMVPPPVADVIKSRSYFEYQAT comes from the coding sequence ATGCATTTGTCACCACGAATTCCCACATCCGAACCAATCGACACGCACCAAAAGGCGCTGCAGGTTAATCTCGATCCACGACGCTACGGCACGTTTGCAGAGATTGGTGCCGGCCAAGAAGTGGTTCGGTGGTTCTTTCGTGTCGGTGGCGGTGCGGGGACGATCGCCAAGAGCATGTCGGCATATGACATGAAAGTCAGCGACGCGATTTACGGTCGAGCCAGCCGATACGTCTGCCGCGAACGTTTGCAGGCGATGCTCGATTACGAACACAAACTGAACCTCGACCGCTTGAAAGATGTTCGCGGCGACACGACTGCATTTTTTGCATTCGCCGACACCGTTTCGGCGCGAAACTTCCAAGGGACCAACGACTGCCACGGTTGGATCGGAGTCAAATTCCAGGCGCACCCGCGCGACGACGACAGCCAGATCATCATCCACGTGCGGATGTTGGACAACGAAGCGGCGCTGCAACAAGAAGCGTTGGGCATCGTCGGCGTGAATCTTGTTCACGGCGCGTTCGCTCTCAATCATGAACCCGAACTTTTAGTCGATTCGCTGCTGGACGGACTTTCGACGTCGCGGATCGAGATCGACATGATCGAGTTTTCGGGGATCGCTTTTCGCCACGTCGACAATCGGTTGATGAGTCTCAAACTAGTCGAACTGGGACTCACCGGCGCCGCGATGTTCGCCGCCAACGGCGATGTTTTGCAGCCATCGGAATTCTTTCACCGCAAACCGATCCTGGTCGAACGCGGCAGCTTCCGTCCCGTCTGCAATGTCAACTTGGACATGCTGCACTGCGCCCACGAAAAGTTCACGCAACTGCCAAGCGTCCAAGGAAAAGAAGTTGCTCAGGTGATGGAGATCACCATGCGGAACTTAAAAGCCGAAGGGGAGATCGATCTCCGCGACTTCCTGGCTCGCGCCGACGTGATGTCCGCCTGCGGCATGACCGTGCTGATCTCCGACTACTTTCAGTACTATCGCCTGGCGTCGTACCTGTCGCGATACACCAAAGAGAGCATCGCGATCACGATGGGAGCCGCCAGCCTGTTGGATCTATTCGACGAGAAATATTACGCCGGACTCGAAGGCGGAATCCTCGAATCGTTTGGCCGATTGTTCAAGAACGACCTGAAAATCTATTGCTATCCGCTGCGCGACCAGACGACAGGCGAGATGACGACGTGTGAGAATCTGGAGATCAAACCCGAACTGCAGAAACTGTACGGCTACCTGAAAGACCGCGGCGGGATCAACGACTTGGATAACTTCAATTCCGACTGCCTGAACATCTTCTCGCGCGACGTGCTGTGCAAGATCAAGCAGGGAGACATGAGTTGGGAATCGATGGTTCCCCCACCCGTCGCCGACGTCATCAAATCGCGCAGTTATTTCGAATACCAGGCGACATGA
- a CDS encoding class I SAM-dependent methyltransferase: MAWFPPLHATQTLCLASAGGQQAPVLGAAGARVTVFDNSPRQLDQDRLVAERDGLDMSFEEGDMADLSRFSDESFDLIFHPCSNGFIPNVIPVWRECFRVLRSGGVLLAGFTNAVRYIFDDERRLNGNLEVRYSLPYSDLDHRNEPHIRKEIELGNPLEFGHTLEDQIGGQLNAGFMLTGFYEDRFGESDDDPLSSFLDTFIATRAVKP; the protein is encoded by the coding sequence ATGGCGTGGTTCCCGCCGCTTCATGCCACGCAGACGCTGTGTCTTGCTTCGGCCGGCGGTCAACAGGCTCCGGTGCTCGGCGCTGCAGGAGCCCGGGTAACTGTGTTTGATAATTCACCGCGGCAACTCGACCAAGATCGTTTGGTTGCCGAGCGCGATGGGCTCGATATGAGCTTTGAAGAAGGCGATATGGCTGACCTCTCTCGCTTCTCCGATGAATCGTTCGATTTGATCTTTCACCCCTGTTCGAACGGCTTCATTCCAAATGTGATTCCCGTGTGGCGTGAATGCTTCCGCGTGTTGCGGTCCGGTGGAGTGTTGCTGGCTGGATTTACCAACGCGGTCAGATACATCTTCGATGATGAACGCAGATTGAATGGCAATTTGGAGGTCCGGTATTCGCTCCCGTATTCCGATCTGGACCATCGCAATGAACCGCACATCCGCAAGGAGATCGAGCTAGGGAATCCGCTCGAATTTGGGCATACCCTTGAGGATCAGATCGGTGGTCAGCTGAATGCCGGCTTCATGTTAACGGGCTTCTACGAAGATCGTTTTGGTGAAAGCGACGACGACCCGCTATCGAGCTTCCTCGATACCTTCATTGCCACCCGAGCTGTTAAGCCTTGA
- a CDS encoding potassium channel family protein — translation MGDSTSMRKMLVGLTFLSITCVAAVLGFIAAGWSVVDSIYMVVITIFGVGYGEVHPIDSTGMKVFTAFIIIAGCSSGIYVVGGFVQMVAEGEFYRALGARRMSQGIEQTSNHVIICGFGRVGRNLAEELRSLDQPFVCIDEKPDRIVQAEELGYLVVTGNAGEEETLIKAGIHRAAYLATVLPEDAANVFITLTARELTQELQIIARGESESTQRKLVRSGANHVVMPEAIGAARIANMLSCPTADSLISDASQRNRWNNDLKALRLAIREVRAEGASAVAGGKIADLNLHDGRPLIVAILSTDGRIRRNPDTNEPILPGDILYVMSSQEKTLAVIRQVQAQRAELTYRGSRVQS, via the coding sequence ATGGGCGACAGCACTTCGATGCGGAAGATGCTGGTCGGGTTGACGTTCCTGTCGATCACTTGCGTCGCGGCGGTACTTGGCTTCATCGCGGCGGGATGGTCGGTCGTCGATTCGATCTACATGGTCGTGATCACAATTTTTGGTGTCGGTTACGGCGAAGTCCACCCGATCGACAGCACCGGGATGAAAGTCTTTACGGCTTTTATCATCATCGCCGGCTGTTCGTCGGGGATCTATGTGGTCGGCGGATTTGTACAAATGGTTGCCGAGGGCGAATTCTATCGAGCGTTGGGAGCGAGGCGGATGAGCCAAGGGATCGAACAAACATCCAACCATGTGATCATCTGCGGATTCGGCCGAGTCGGACGCAATTTGGCCGAGGAGCTCAGATCGCTGGACCAACCGTTCGTCTGCATCGATGAAAAGCCCGACCGTATCGTGCAAGCCGAGGAATTGGGCTATCTCGTAGTGACCGGCAACGCAGGCGAAGAGGAGACGTTGATCAAGGCTGGCATCCATCGTGCCGCGTACCTGGCCACGGTCTTGCCCGAGGATGCCGCCAATGTCTTCATCACGTTGACGGCTCGAGAGCTGACGCAAGAATTGCAGATCATTGCCCGTGGCGAATCGGAATCGACTCAGCGGAAGCTTGTCCGCAGCGGGGCCAATCATGTGGTGATGCCCGAAGCGATTGGCGCCGCACGGATCGCTAACATGCTCTCATGCCCGACCGCCGATTCACTGATCTCCGACGCGAGCCAAAGGAATCGCTGGAACAACGACCTGAAGGCGCTACGGCTTGCGATTCGCGAGGTCCGCGCCGAGGGGGCTTCGGCGGTCGCCGGCGGCAAGATCGCTGATCTGAATCTTCACGATGGCAGGCCCCTGATCGTGGCGATCCTATCAACCGATGGTCGGATCCGCCGCAACCCCGATACGAACGAACCGATACTCCCGGGCGACATCCTGTATGTCATGTCAAGCCAAGAGAAGACGCTGGCCGTGATTCGTCAAGTCCAGGCGCAACGCGCCGAGCTCACCTATCGTGGCTCGCGCGTTCAATCCTAA
- a CDS encoding RDD family protein, which yields MSDNPYASPVATPAAIPTADDGASIDGVPFASQNRRLVNFLVDNVMVQIVAGGVAGVIGEAFVETSSGQITQDEVATLQLMGMVVGLGVVVFYFVLLEATLGVTIGKLLTGTRVVDAGGGKASFGKIVGRTFARLIPFEPLSFLFGDKTTGWHDSLSGTRVVHTRAARR from the coding sequence ATGTCCGACAATCCGTATGCCAGTCCCGTCGCCACGCCCGCAGCAATTCCGACTGCCGACGACGGAGCGAGTATCGATGGGGTACCGTTTGCCTCGCAAAATAGACGGCTCGTGAACTTCTTGGTAGACAACGTGATGGTACAGATTGTAGCGGGGGGCGTCGCGGGTGTGATCGGTGAGGCTTTTGTGGAGACCAGCAGTGGGCAGATCACACAAGACGAAGTCGCGACACTGCAGTTGATGGGGATGGTAGTTGGGTTGGGCGTCGTTGTGTTTTATTTCGTTCTTCTGGAGGCGACGTTGGGGGTGACGATCGGCAAACTGCTGACCGGCACACGGGTTGTCGACGCGGGCGGCGGGAAAGCGAGCTTCGGAAAAATCGTCGGCCGCACCTTCGCCCGTTTGATTCCGTTTGAGCCCTTATCGTTTCTGTTCGGTGACAAAACCACCGGCTGGCATGATTCACTATCGGGAACGCGTGTCGTTCACACCCGCGCAGCTCGCCGCTAA